The following coding sequences lie in one Conexivisphaerales archaeon genomic window:
- a CDS encoding transposase has translation QPNRYVWLPVNATNKHYGEYSKGRVAELLITDKKVCLTFVVGEERKPLGKKFVAQDLNFKTVESTKASLDGVQLSIDSVKTELLSHIVQIQNDFSRRRRALQLHLKNPQKRIKKLKETRGRQRDRIRDALHKLSTKMVRENPGASFIFEDLKGIRRTSRGAKKSRKLRTYLNRWPYRLYQSMVEYKSRNRTIYVSPRGTSSECPVCGGGRLKHPAWAMSKCRTCGVDYDRDRLASLAILCRGLRLCGQPFAVSADASWQQMRSEYLHTLSRPDAERAGWTDAASAPNLGVYTKIHV, from the coding sequence CCAGCCAAACAGGTATGTCTGGCTCCCTGTCAACGCCACCAACAAGCATTATGGGGAGTACTCGAAGGGGAGAGTAGCAGAGCTGCTCATCACTGACAAGAAGGTCTGCCTGACGTTCGTAGTCGGGGAAGAGAGGAAACCTCTCGGGAAGAAATTCGTGGCACAGGACCTTAACTTCAAGACAGTAGAGTCGACCAAGGCATCACTCGACGGGGTTCAGTTATCTATTGATTCAGTAAAAACAGAGCTTCTCAGTCATATCGTCCAGATACAGAATGACTTCTCAAGGAGAAGGAGGGCGTTACAGCTCCACTTGAAGAATCCTCAGAAGAGGATAAAGAAGCTGAAGGAGACTAGAGGAAGGCAGAGGGACAGGATCAGAGACGCACTCCACAAACTCTCTACGAAGATGGTGAGGGAGAACCCCGGCGCATCCTTCATCTTCGAGGACCTGAAGGGGATACGGAGGACGAGCAGGGGAGCGAAGAAGAGCAGGAAGCTGAGGACATATCTTAACAGGTGGCCTTACAGGCTCTACCAGTCGATGGTGGAGTACAAATCTAGAAATCGCACCATCTACGTGAGCCCGCGTGGGACCTCGTCAGAGTGTCCCGTCTGCGGTGGTGGAAGGCTGAAGCACCCGGCGTGGGCGATGAGCAAATGCAGAACATGCGGCGTGGACTATGACAGAGACAGGCTGGCCTCGTTGGCCATACTCTGTCGTGGCCTTCGCCTTTGCGGCCAACCGTTTGCCGTGAGTGCGGACGCCTCCTGGCAGCAGATGAGGAGTGAATACCTGCACACTCTCAGCAGGCCTGATGCAGAGAGAGCAGGCTGGACCGATGCTGCCAGCGCGCCGAATCTGGGCGTGTACACGAAAATACACGTTTAG
- a CDS encoding DNA-processing protein DprA, which translates to MVTRIRSITIEQLLGHPLNDIESKYAPPSVFASGAIDIPLRLPRVSIVGTRHASEVGLARAREIATLLTKRNVIVVSGLARGIDTAAHRAAIESNGKTIAVLGTPLYRYYPPENAELQELIMRDHLAISQFDLNHATRPQDFVIRNRTMALISDATVIIEAGESSGALSQGWETLRLGRPLYIAEDAFSKQLRWPTEMAKYGAKKLQSLDELLDELPLPDMDYVVPW; encoded by the coding sequence ATGGTAACCAGAATCAGGTCGATTACGATTGAGCAATTGCTCGGTCATCCTCTTAACGATATAGAATCAAAATACGCTCCTCCGTCTGTCTTTGCTTCTGGAGCCATAGATATTCCTCTACGACTTCCCCGTGTTTCAATAGTGGGTACCAGGCACGCCTCCGAGGTAGGACTGGCTCGAGCTAGGGAAATCGCGACTCTTTTAACCAAGCGTAACGTGATTGTTGTCAGTGGTCTGGCCAGGGGAATTGATACAGCAGCTCACAGAGCTGCGATTGAGAGCAACGGAAAGACGATAGCAGTACTCGGCACACCTCTTTATCGGTATTATCCCCCTGAGAATGCAGAACTGCAGGAACTAATCATGAGGGATCATTTGGCCATAAGTCAATTCGATCTTAACCATGCCACCAGACCACAGGACTTCGTTATACGCAACAGAACGATGGCCTTAATCTCCGATGCAACGGTAATAATAGAGGCTGGGGAGAGCAGCGGAGCCTTGTCGCAGGGATGGGAAACTTTGAGACTTGGCAGGCCACTATATATCGCAGAAGATGCCTTTAGCAAGCAATTACGCTGGCCAACTGAAATGGCGAAATACGGCGCCAAGAAACTTCAGAGTTTGGATGAATTGTTGGATGAGCTACCGCTTCCTGACATGGATTACGTTGTGCCATGGTGA